From the genome of Kwoniella dejecticola CBS 10117 chromosome 3, complete sequence:
TAAGGATCAAGAATTCCTCCTATTATAGGTGATTGCCTTCCACAAAAACATAGACTACGACGCCGTcaaagaggaagtcgagatcCTTCGAAGTCCACATAAATGCACACACTTTGATAAACCGACAAAGGCCTTTGAGCTTAGGAGACTGACGGGCTCTTTCAATACGCATATCATTATCAACTTCGATGACGAAGTGAAATGGGTGATGAGGATCAGGAGAAAGACATCTCGATGTGTCCCCGAGGATGCAATCATCGAATGTCATCGACATGAGATAGCGACTCTCAAGGCGTTAGAGGAGAATGGAGTGAAGGTTCCAAGATCATACGAAAGACCGAAGGACAGCAAACGTAAGTCAGTCAGACACAATTTCTTCATCTGACTCTCGGATATTCTGATCTGGTAGTTTGCTCTTAGTCTCCAATGATCTGCTCTATTTCTACCAGGAATACGTAGAAGGTGTCCCTTCATGGAAACTCGATGAGGATTCGAATGGATTTATGCGAAGGGAACACGGCCTCACACCCGCTCATATACGATTCGTGAACGACTACGCGGCTTGGAGTATCCAATTGGAAACGATGGTCTCTCCCCAAGGCGTCGGTTGCATAGGATCCAATCAAGACGGGTCTTGGAGAGTGGGACCGCACATCGAAAAAGGCAGGAATTTGAGTCTAGAGTCCCCCTACTCCAGCGGTCCCTTCGATACACCCAAACAACGATGGCTCCACTCGATCGAGTGCCGAATGAAGTTCATTCTGGAGAAAAGGGAGTCCAGTCCCCATGAAGAGCTACTTCATTATCTGAAATTCTTGGAACTGAGAGAGCTGGTCAAGGGGTGtgctgagctggaagagggaCCATGGACATTGAAGCACAACGATCTGCATCAGGGCAACTTCAGGGTAGACCAAGCAACCGGGGAGTTGAAAGGTGTGATCgactgggaatggtgagtacAGCACcgatcaccatcatccttcaGTCCTGATTTTTGCGTACATGATGTTCCATGGCTGATCACTAATACGCGATTTTGCAGGGCATCCTACACCGGTAAAGCTGAGGCTTTCGCTTCTCCATCATGGCTCAGTAGAGGtacgaagaaggcatcgCTCAATGCGTTGGGTGACATGGAGAAGCAGCTCATCATTGCCTACGAGGAATTAGGCAGACCAGATTTGGCAGAGATAGTCAAGGGCAGCGCCAAGTATCACTGTTTGGAGCAAGCAGTGAACCATTACTCGGTGCACTTGTCTACGCTGAATGCGACTTATAAGGCTTTCCTTGGCATTCCAGATGATAAAAGGGGTAAACCTCAAACGATagaggaatggatggatACCAGGATGAAGTCTTTTCAAGCGGATCCCGGACTTCAAATCCTTTTAAAGAGGAAACCCTCCCAACTACTCCCAAAACTGCTTGATCACCACGAAGTGCGTGAATTGCATTGGGCGAGAAAGAACGCGCAAGGTCAAACAAGCCAGCAATAATTCGTTTGGTGAGGACGTCAAGACAGACAGCAGACATTGTATCTTGTATAGAGCTCAAATGCATAATCATCATATAATGAGTTGTGTACAGAAATGGATTCTTGCCAGAATAGCTCTGCAGCACTGTCTCTCCTAGCGTTATCCTTACCCCATAGGTCACCCGTCaaggtgatttcgattcgTATAGACGGGCAAATGTGCGTAACATCCAGTAGAGCTATTTATCGAGTGAACGATGGGAAACTTTGAAGCAGTCGCAAAGTGTCGAAATCACGAGGTTTAAATTGATTACCGACGTTACTGGGCAACGTGAGAACCTTTACCTGGCGCTCTGCATTCTGAGCAAAGTTTGAAGACCTTTGTCGCTTCTAtactcctctttcttggCGTCTATCCAATTTTCCATTGTCGAAGGTTGACCGGTATGCGTGTCAGGAAGATTCAGGAAAGACCTCTCGAGTGCGTTGATGACCCCGATGTTGATTATGTTATGACGCAGCAGATCCACTAGTCTATGGTATTTTCTCCCATTTTTCACGCATTCAGCTAGGTCAGGTCTTTGTAACGATTCATAGGCGTTTATCAGGGCGATCTCCCGATCTGAGAGTGAATCGTTCTTTCCTTCGTGATATTCAGGCGGCACAAAGCCGTTTGGAGCAGCGAAGGCTTCCTGCTTGTTTGTCGTGTAAGCCCTAAACCctcattgtcagctgatcattaGCGAAAACGAGGAAAAGATTTTCATAAAACATACCACTCCCAATCTAATATCCCAGTCACCTCCCCACTTTCCTTGGCTCTGATATGATCAAATCGGTCATCGTCATGCTTGATGTAAAAAGGTCCGGGATCATTCATCTCACTGCATTGATTGACTAAGCACTTGACGTCCAGCAGAGCAAGGTAGAATTTCAACTCCCATGATGGTGCACAGTATTCTCGGGAAAGTACGAAatccatcctcttctgtaTAATAGCCAACCAGCGTTCCTTGGAGGTGGTGAATGGTTCTTGATAGAATGGTGGCTCCAAGTAAGCAGGATGTCGTTCAATGAGGGGTCCGACGACTATTTCTTGATGCTCCTTCTGTGCAAAAGTCAGCGATCCAACTTTATCGAAAGTGcacttctccatcttgatAAACCATTCTGCTAAACCTCTGATATGGCGGATGGTAGCTGAGTCTAAGGTTGGTTTGAGAAAGGGGATTCTTCGATAGTCTGCTCGAAAAGCTTCGCCGGGAAGCCAGGTTTGATAACAGTATATCAACTTTGGGTGGACTGCGAGCAACGAAAGTTTTGTTAGCTGAGTGATGGCTCGCGATTTCACGATGAAACGAGGGTAGACGTACGTTTACTAGCCATTGGTCTTGTCCAAGCATTTGGAACTGCTATACCCGCTGCATGCAGAGCTCGTAAGGTTGCGACTTCACTCTCCAGATTGAGCTGAAGAGGTTGATCCGAGTATCTATGCGCATATCTCCTTCGAATTCGCATAACCCATCGTGATCCGTCTTCGAAAACGATCTTGACATGGAAGTTACAGGATCCCGCGATTCCAGATTCAAAAACGAATTCCCTCCATTCTTGGGGTATGACAATGTCCTTGACTCGAGGGCCTCCTTTCCTCAAGTCTTCAATTTCTgctttgatcagcttgatgtccaACATTGCAATGACTTGGGAGACCTGTGTACAGGAATAGACACAAAGGTCAGTCAAAGGTGTCACAGGTTGCATAGCATGGGAAGGCTTACTTCGGGTTCATACCAATTTTCCGTCGTGGAGGTGATCATCGAGCCGTCTTTGGCAAGCCCCTTATGGCACTGGTGAGAATCGTATTCATGGTGGTAAAAGCAAAGGTTGCCAGCGCAGAGTTGACAGAGGCGATCCAATATCAGAACCTGATATATGCAATTGGGTACATCGCAATTCTTGAAAGACATAACGCTCTGAGGTTAGACAGACGGGTAGTGCACGTCTTGCAATCGCGCAACTGTGAGGTCGAAAATGGCCAAACATATCTGATTCTGACTTCACCacaggaggaagatgagtgATGTAGATGAATGACGGTGCAAGATCAATTGAAGAACAGGACAGGGTGTGATGGGAAATTTAGCGGACATAGCGTCAAGTGTGCTTCTTATGACGTGGGTGCAGAATTCTCCTTAGATCCCTTTGCAGGGTATGCGTCCTTTGCAATTTCATTACCTCGTCAAAGGATATCCAAAAGCGCCGAAAAGATCAAATACATGAACGTATGTTACGagtttccctttcccccGATCTCGCTCTTGGACGCATTCTCCCAATATCAGCTCTTGCTTTGCTGAGTGGACCTGTGTAGCCCAATATAGGCCGGTCCAGCAATGATGTCGGTCTACCCATCTGTCGAGAGCGACCCATTAGCAGGATACAAAGTCGTTGTTAGTGCGTGTTGGTACCTACAAAATTGAATGCATTCAGCTAAATCGGCATCAGCTGTGAAGGAGGGAAGGGGGTACGCGTTGACAGTCAATGAGGTGCAGTTGTTGGATGCCTGGAGCTTTTCGTCATTGTACTACACCAGTAGGATTCCAACATCATGAACAACCTCGCGTTCAAGGCGTTCTCAAGGGGGAAATTGCGCAGACCAGTACCATCGGCATGCAAGGACCTTCAGAATCTACGTCAGACCGATCAAACAAAACAGATGATGGTCACGACGGGCCGGGATACTCTTTGTATTTTCTTCCCACTATGCGGCGTGAACAGATGCTGAAGGGAATATTGATCGATGCTCAGTATTATATACACAGCTTCATCGCCATCACGCGTGAAAACCCATTTGTGAGCTCGATGCAATTGTGTGTAAATAAGCGTCTGTAGGTATGAGTAAGCTTCTGAGTAGCTATCGAAGTTTTGATGAATCCCTTGACCGTATTTTCACCTCCGAAGGCTCGCTTTGTTCCCCGCAATATACTGATACTGCACATACCTTCGTACAATAGACCGGCTCGGTGGTGATTTGTCATTGATCGTGTATCTTCAGTCTCCGACTCAAAGATGAGAAACAAGGGTCGATTTTCAACAGCTACACGTACAGACGAGAAACGGACGACTTCATATTGTAAGGGGCTGATTGTGGCGCTAATTAAACAGGTTTGAAAGGATGTTTGGGTTGAATTGCCTCATTGTGCCGTTGCCTTTCGCAAATGGTCTCACACCCTTGCATGTTACATGTGTGTGCAGACAGATCAGGAAAAATACGAGGTTGGGAATGAGGTTGGCACCTGGCTTGTCCGAATCACATCGGACTGCTAAATCATTCTACGTGAATAAGCAGGTTGAATGCATATTTACAGCGCGAAGTCTACTTGAACAGCAacagcttgagcagattCTTCcagtcttcatcgtctttgtacttctccttcctgatAGCTACCCATTCTTCTACTGTATTTGACTGTTCAGTGTGACTGTCAGGGAGATCCAGAAAAGCCCTCTCGAGCGCATTAAACCTTATCACACTCGGATCATCGTATCGAAGCAGGTCAACCAAGCGATGATACTTTCTCCCACTCTTTACGTAGTCAGCTAAGTCCGATCTTCCATCTTTGATGTAAGCCTCGATCAGAGCCATTTCTCTGGGAGACAAGGTATCGTTGCTGCCTGCTCGATAGTCTTCGGATACCCATCCGCTAGGTGCTGCGAATGCTTCTGCCTCGTTGGTCGTATACGCCCTGCAATCTCCCCAGATTTCAGCTGGGCGGGCTGCTGTAATCTGCACAGGAGCCATTACGACGGATGGACTTACCATTCCCAATCCAGAATACCGGTCACTTCACCATCGGGATTAGCCCTGATATGATCGAAtctgtcatcgtcatgcttGATGTAGAATGGTCCGATATCTTCCAGCTCCGCGCAACCTTCAACCAATTGCTTCGCCTCCAGGTATATGAGGTACAGCACGATCTCCGTTCTGGGTTGACATTCAACGCCTGCCAGAATCCGCTCCAGTCGTTTATCTATTGAGGCTACCCACCGATTTTTGGCGGTCCTGAACGGTCCTTGGAAGTATGGAGGTGTAGTGAATGCGGGATGGCGTTCAATGAGGGGACCAACGTGAATCATTGCCTCCCTCTCATCGTCGCTATGGGCAAGTGATCCGACCATGTCGAATTTGACCTTCTCCATCGTTATGAACCATTGAGCAACGCATTCGACATGATGAAGTGAGGTCGTATCAAGAGGTAGACTTTTGGCATCTCGTCCATAGAATGGTCGCCACATGTCTCCTGGTACCCATGTCTGATAGCAATAGATGAGCTTCGGATGGACTGATTATCAATCCaagtatcgtcagctccGACTAGATCCAGACGAGATGATGCAGGTCGTCCCCTGGAAGAAAAACTGATTATGTTACCTACGTTGACTGTCTTTCGGTCTGAGGTATGCGTCTGGAACATCTAAATCCCCAGATCTGAGAGCTCGAATGGTGGCTACTTCGCTTGCCATATTGATTGTCAGAGGTTGATCCGGATATCGGTGTGCCGCTCTTCGACGGATTCGCATGATCCAAGGTTCGGCTTGCTCTTTGAAATTGATCTTCACATGGAAGTTACAGGAACCTTGAAACTCGGCGGAGAAACGCTTGCTGCTGGTTGGGATATCAATTTTCGATACTTTGTAGCCGGGTCGAAGAGACTCCACTTCAGCCTTGATGAGAACGGGATCTAGAAGCTGAATGATCTGGGAAATCTGCCAAAATAGCGGTCAGTCGtaagtctgcttgatctctccTATATATTCGGATCCACTGACCTCTGGTTCATACCATGTCTCCCATCCGAAAGAAATGCACTTGCCTTTCTCATTCTTGCCTTTATGGCACGCCCGAGAGTTACGGTCGTAGTGGTAGAAGCAGAAAGATTGATTGCACATCTGGGACTTTTATCGGATACTAATCCTTCGTAGATGCAGTTGGGAATACAGCAATTCCTGAAAGACATCTGGATGAgccaatctgcatctgcCTGATTTCCAAAAGGTGAGAGCTCAGAATGATAAATATGTGGATGTCGAATTGTAATATAAGCTCAACGACGGAAACAATGACAAAAGGGTTGATTGGGCAGATCTGTGGGAATTGATGGGATCGAGAGGTCATACTGTAGCgttgctggtgctgatgctTCTTGTGAGCTACGCACACAGACATCAGGTTCTTTTCTTTCAAAGGGGTTCTTTGATTATGTATGTTCACATTGAAGATCGTTCATGTTCTGCACAATATTGTACAGTAAGGTGCAACAGTGCGTATTTGTTTGTTGATTTGCGCGGAGGGAATAACTCATGTCGCAGAGATAACTTCGCCTCATCAGTAACTCTTTACTTGATGTCAGAAGGAAACCTTGCCCACGCTAGTATTTCAATCTGAATGCATTATTTACATACAACTGCGAACATAAGTGAAACTCTCCTTCTGATCCTCTTGAACACCTTTGGCCATTTTGAAACCATTTTGCCTATAATCGCTCAATAGACAAAGTGTTTCCTGGTCAATGGTAATTGTGTAGCAGGTGGCGCGTCGCACAGCACCCCGTCCGCCAGTACTTCATATGTCTCAGGATCCACTAAAATGGTGTATGCATTAGCTTCGTTATCACCTTGCATTGCATGTGATGATCGTTGACCTACCGCTCATCTTGGGTTTATAGTTATTCAACTTCATATCTttctttccaatctttctACAATTCTTCACTGGTTCCGCTGGTTTCTTGATACCGTACTTCTCGATTGTTCCTACCGAGTGCATCCATATCAATATCGCCCTTGCTGGCTTGGTGGACGGTATGGTGTCTATGGGATCACACCCCGCAAAATATAGATGACTCACCGTTATCTACACTAGCTTGACTGACCCAGACGATGGAGCTTCTAGGGGCGACATCGGGCTGACAACCCCACATTGGTCTTCCGTACACGGGTTGAACAGTCGGTATCGAAGCATTCGCGTCGCCCATTTGAGCCCAAGCGATGACTCCGCCCTTGATGACCATCTCAGGCTTCGCACCGAAGTTCTCAGGTTTCCAAATTACCAGATCGGCGAGTTTACCGACTTCCACCGAGCCTATCAAGTGGGACATCCCATGTGTAATTGCGCTGTTTGCATTTGCGTCAGTATTGATTGCGATGGCGAAGGAAGGAATTGGATGGGCGAAGGTGAGATAAGATGCAATTGGAGAGCTCAGGACGAGACAAGATGGATGTAGGGATGAAGTCTTGTGGAATAGGAGCAAGATTCCATGAATGGAATGAAGGACTGACGGATTGATCGTATATTTCGCAATGTATCTTTTGACCCTCTCATTGTCCCTAAGTTCTGAATCACCTTCCAATGCCCCTCGAACCTCCTTCATCTTAGCTGCTGTCCTCCATGTTCTAGCGATGACTTCTCCAATTCGACCCATCGCTTGAGAATCGCTagagatcatcgagataGCTCCGTTATCTTGCAAGACATCTTCAGCTGCGACTGTTTCAGCTCTGATACGGGAATCGGCGAAAGCGATGTCTTCAGGTATAGATTTGTCGAGGTGATGacacaccatcaacatctaTAGCATGAATAGAAAAAACTCTATCAGCAAATATTCTGTGAGCGGGAGGTGAAGATTACAGTACACGTACATCGAGATGCTCATCAAGGGTATTCACTGCGTATGGTCGGGTCGGGTTGGTCGAACTTGGCAGAATGTTCTCTTGCTCCACAACGACTATGATATCTGGTGCATGACCACCTCCAGCTCCTTCAGTGTGATATCTGGCGAGAATGGAGCGCGATCAGCTGCAACGTCACATTCTCTAGTGGATTTCGCAATCACTTACGTGTGTATAGTTCTGCCCTTGATGGCGGCCAGTGTACTTTCTACATACCCGCTCTCATTGAGCGTGTCGGTATGGATGTTCACCTTTTGGTAGCACTCGTCAGCGGGCGCAGCTTTGTTGCACGGATCATAGCTTGCTTAGTAcaattgactcacctgaacatCGTAGTCGTCCCCAATACTCAACGCCCTATCTATACATTCCGGCGTAGATCCCCAATCTTCATGCAGTTTCAACCCACATGCACCAGCTTCTACAATATCCTTCAGGCCTTTGGTTCCGGCATCATTCCCTTTACCCGTGAACCCGAAATTCAGCGGGATAGTATCCGTAGCATGCATCATAGTCTCCATGTAGAATTTGCTTGGCGTGCATGTCGTAGCATTCGTTCCGTCTGCCGGACCTGTTCCTCCACCCAATAAAGTGGTTATACCTGATGCCAGAGCCTGTCAATGGTCAAGATTCATGAGATTAGCGCTTCGTCCCCATCTCAGCTGCAAACAATGAGAGGGACACTTACTTCCGGCCAAAGCTGTGTACAGATAtaatggacatggacatcCAGTGCTCCAGCAGTGACAATCAATTTCTCTCCCGCTATAGCTTCAGTATTCGAGCCGAACATCATGCCTGGAGTGACGTTGTCCATGGTATCAGGATTTCCGGCTTTTCCTATTCCCACGATGATACCGTTCTTCACACCGATATCCGCCTGTACACAAAGTATATTTAGCTTACCTTCATTGTCATCCATTGTAGTATCGTGAACAGACTGACCTTGTATATACCGCtccaatcgatgatcaaagcATTGGTGATCACCAGATCCagaacttcttcatctgatctATCCGAGGCTTGACCTTGCCCATCACGAAGCACTTTACCTAGACAGGTGCAGTTTGCATTAGCTGGTTTACCTTTACGAGATTCAcgcgatgaagatgcagagtCAATTTGATAACTCACCTCCCCCGAACTTGCATTCGTCTCCGTACAAGGTATAGTCCTTTTCCACTTCGACCCATAAATCGGTATCGGCTAGCTGTACCTTATCTCCCGTCGTTGGGCCAAACATCGAGGCGTACTGTATACAATCTCGCTTCAGCACCTAGCTATTTGGAAAACCCGGCCAACAGGAGGAGTGGCTTTAGGTCAGTCAATACTCACAACTTCTCTATCCATCTCTAccactttcccttctttgacttctgCTTGTTGCTTATTACCGAATTTCCCTTCCTCCACCAATTCCCTCAGTCTAGCTTTTCGATCGTTCTCATCCACGATATCTAAGACGCTAGAACTCAAAGCACTCCCACCCAATAACCTCTTGTGTCCACCAAATTCGACCATGTTGActgtcttcttctctccagGTTCGAATCGTACAGCAGTCCCAGCAGGTATATTCAACCTATACCCAAAGGACACCACCCTATCGAACACCAATGCAGGATTCGTTTCGAGGAAGATATAATGAGATCCAACTTGGATTGGTCGATCTCCTATGTTCTTGACTTCCAGCATGattttcttcttgttcacaTTCAGCGGTATCTTCTGTTTCAGACAGACGACTGAGCCGGCCAGGTGTTTCGGTTGTTCGGGAAGCGGGAATAGGTCAATCGAGGGTACAGGCAGGAATGAGCCGTATAATGCGTTGTTCACTGCGAGATCACACACGGTCATTAGTCAGTCCAGGCCACCGTGATGGGTCGATTTGGAAAGATATCagggaagaggggagatACCGGACTTACAATCGCCATCATCTGAGCATATCGGATCATGTACGGTAACCAAGAAACTCCCATCATGAAAAGTACCCTCAACCTGTATATCATGTATACTTTCCCCTACACCAGGCATGACGTGTCTTCTTCCCAAGATCTTCTTTCCCAAATCCATAAGCTCGGCGACTGAGTACCTGCCATCTCGAATGAATTCGTGTAATTGCGAAGAGATCAACGCGATTGTTTCGGCTCGATTGAGGGCTAAGCCTCTAGCAAGTCTTCGTTGAGCCAAGGCCCCAAGGTTGGAAAGGATCAACTTGTCCTGCGATCACTTATCAGCTACTGATGGTGTATCTCATCTCAGATTGTTTCCCTACTCGCCTGCTCTCGAGGTAAAAGATGCATTGCGGATCAACCGCCTGTCACTCTTTCGGGTCTTTGGTGCCCAGGTCGTGCAAGTAGTCGTAAATCGAGTTGACTTGGAGGCCGATGGTAGGTAGACCAAGCAGTGGTTGATGATAGAAGGATACTTGATGCGGCCATGATATACTTGATCCCACCGGCGACGTCGAACCAAATCTCGTTGAAGTTGCAGCTCAGGCACAGGCGTTTACGCACAACCGGTTTCCTTATCTCTAACGCGCTCAGATCGGATGAAATTGATCCCGTTATCTATGCTCCATTTTACCTGTGCCTCCGAATTTCGCGCTAACAGATGTATGTCAAATCATTGACTGTGTGCACATCCCATGAATACTGTGTTTCACATGTTGCCAGGAGTCTTGCATGACTTGAAGTCTCAGTCTGTAGGTAGTGATAGTCAGCCACGAGGCGCTGAAGCCATCCGATTGCTTGTACCTTCTCCAAAGCCATCAGCTAGGTCTGCTCTACCCTTTCGCCTTTCGGATTCCGTGAAGTTGCCACACGTGAGTACATATTCTTGGATCCTTCGTTCAGCGGTGATAACGCGACTGTCGACGTGGAACTTCGATGCATGAGAAGCACTCATTAGCATCATAAAGGACCCCTTTGCCTCAGAGATACGTCATAAAGGAAGGTGGCACGTTGCATGTATGCATCAATTGACTCGATTCTGCGCTGACTGAGATCCAACTTTCGCCATCCTTTTGTTGTGTGAACATATCATTGATGGTACCAACATGAGCATTATCTCTGATTCATCGTGTCCTTCAAGCTCAGCGGTCCTTGACTCGGTTCGAGTTGAACCTGGGAGCATGTCGTTCAAGGACTGCAGTATTCCCAGCTGCATCTGGCAAGCCTTGGTTCTGGATCCCCTTTGTATCAAATGCCAACGACGGTTCTGTTACCACCATCACAACAAACACGAATGCCTGGTCATCAAAAAGGGCAGCGCCAAAGATTGGTATGAACCTGAAGTGAGTGGTCTTCAGTCGTTCATTGAACCCTGTACGAGACAGCTTTCCCAAAACTCAGTGTTCATTATCATGGTGATAGACTTCGCAGCTGTTGGCTTTGCTCGACAGCAAGTTGATCAAAGCGGAAGTCGAACGGCTTCGACCGGGCTGCACAGCACACGAGATACAGATCCCAGCCGACTGGAAAGCTTTTGCCAACTTGTTCCGAGGATCATTCAACTTTCACCTTAAGATCGATTTCGAAGACGGTCAATCATGGATCATGCGGATTCGCAGACGAGTAGGCCGAGAGTACTGTGATCAAGCACTCAGGTATAACCTGGCAAGTGAGGTGGCAACCAATCAAGCACTTCATCAAGCAGGCTTGGCCGTTCCCAATGCAATAGCCAGACCAGAAGATAGTCAGCGTAAGTACAGTATTTGCACGTCACTCGGCACTCATCGTGCATCCATTGCTGTCAAGATCTTTGATGAGCCACGTCCgctgacgtcagcttggCATGCTGTACTTGCAGTTCATCCGAAACTCATTTATTGCTATCAGAGTTTCCTTCCCGGTGATACGTGGCAGCCATTCACCGATCCCAGAATACGAGAATTACCTTTGAGCTCGACCAGTGCAACGCACATTCGGAGTATCGCGAGGTGGTTCTTGGCGATGGAGAAGGTCACTTTCGATAAAGTGGGATCACCAATCTCCGTGTCTCATTCATCTCCTCCGGCTCAAGAAATCGCTGTCGGACCGCTTGTTGGACGGCATCCCGCGTATACGATACCTCCGTACTATCAAGGCCCCTTCAGGACTGCAAAAGATCGATGGCTCAGTACCATAGACAACAAAGTCTCTCTGATCTTGTCCCACGAATATTGCAAGCCGAAAGATCAGATCGTATGGTACCTCCTTCTCGCTGAAACTAGATCTCTCGTCGAACAATGCCGTGAAATGAACGACACCGGACCATTCTACATTAGACACGATGACGATCGATTCGATCATATCAAAGCGAGCGCCGACGGTGAGGTGGCCGGTATCATCGATTGGGAATGGTGAGTTAGTCAAGCGCAAACTGATTGCGCAGATAACGTAGCAGGGGAGTTCACCAGGCTGAGAGAAGTGTCTGTTGGTAGGGCTTATACAACcaacaaagaagaagctttcgcTGCGCCAAACGGGTTCGTTCCTGCTG
Proteins encoded in this window:
- a CDS encoding urease — its product is MHLLPREQDKLILSNLGALAQRRLARGLALNRAETIALISSQLHEFIRDGRYSVAELMDLGKKILGRRHVMPGVGESIHDIQVEGTFHDGSFLVTVHDPICSDDGDLNNALYGSFLPVPSIDLFPLPEQPKHLAGSVVCLKQKIPLNVNKKKIMLEVKNIGDRPIQVGSHYIFLETNPALVFDRVVSFGYRLNIPAGTAVRFEPGEKKTVNMVEFGGHKRLLGGSALSSSVLDIVDENDRKARLRELVEEGKFGNKQQAEVKEGKVVEMDREVYASMFGPTTGDKVQLADTDLWVEVEKDYTLYGDECKFGGGKVLRDGQGQASDRSDEEVLDLVITNALIIDWSGIYKADIGVKNGIIVGIGKAGNPDTMDNVTPGMMFGSNTEAIAGEKLIVTAGALDVHVHYICTQLWPEALASGITTLLGGGTGPADGTNATTCTPSKFYMETMMHATDTIPLNFGFTGKGNDAGTKGLKDIVEAGACGLKLHEDWGSTPECIDRALSIGDDYDVQVNIHTDTLNESGYVESTLAAIKGRTIHTYHTEGAGGGHAPDIIVVVEQENILPSSTNPTRPYAVNTLDEHLDMLMVCHHLDKSIPEDIAFADSRIRAETVAAEDVLQDNGAISMISSDSQAMGRIGEVIARTWRTAAKMKEVRGALEGDSELRDNERVKRYIAKYTINPAITHGMSHLIGSVEVGKLADLVIWKPENFGAKPEMVIKGGVIAWAQMGDANASIPTVQPVYGRPMWGCQPDVAPRSSIVWVSQASVDNGTIEKYGIKKPAEPVKNCRKIGKKDMKLNNYKPKMSVDPETYEVLADGVLCDAPPATQLPLTRKHFVY